The genomic DNA CCCACCAAAAGGAATATCAACCAAAGCACATTTAAAAGTCATCCAGGCGGCCAAAGCTTTGACTTCGTCTAAATTGACATTGCGGTGATAGCGAATACCGCCCTTAAATGGACCCAAAATATTACTATGTTGAATACGGTAGCCACTCACCATTTTTAAATCACCGGTATCCATACGTACTGGAAAATTTACGGCAATTTCATTTTTGGGTTGGGATAAAATTTCTCTAACTGAAGGATCAAGACGCATAATATCTGCAGCAGCTTGCCACTGCGAAACGGCTTGTTTATACAATGATTTTTCTGACATAATGGGGCGGATCATACACCAGATAAAAATAAAGAAAACAAAAAATTTAGATTGGCTGTAGGTTTCTTTGTCGCATCTATGGCGGACTATATAAAGAAGATAAATTATTTAGGGGTGTTTTTTGTGATTATATTAGGAGCATCAAGGGTTCCTGAAACAAGAAAAGTATTAATAGGCGAATATTCATGGTAAAAAGTTACTTCAGCTCCAGCCGTAAAATCTTTTTTTGGAAACTTTTCCCGTCCTTGGCTTATTAAGTCTAAAACATAACTTGATAAGCGGTATTGGGTTCTAAAGTCAATATGAGAGTATGAAACGATATCAACCTTTAGATTTAATTGTAAACAAAGATCGGTTTTGCAGTTAACAATTAAGCTTAGATTTGAAACATCGTATTTCCCTAAGTTCTGCTGCATAGTACTATTTTTAAATAAGTCTACCCATTGAAGGGTTAGATCTTCGGCATAAGGTTTTGTTGATATTTTAATCTGAGCTGGACCGGATACTTTTGAATTAGACTCTTTCTTTTTACCAGATAAAAGTTGGTTGAAACTTTCTCTTAAATCACAGTTCTTAATCAACTCAGCTTGTTTGCTGTCATCAAGCTGAGTTTTTTCGATGAATTTTCTTAAGAGGTTGCACCTTTTTTGCTCAATCAATTGTAAAGCAAAAATTTCAGCATCAACAGGGCCAGAGCGATACAACTTTTGGTTTTGTTCATTAAACCAATCAGAAAAATCATTGATCAACTTTCTATTGCCCATATTTTCAAAAGCACTTTCAGCAATAAGGCTATAATTTTGTACATCCCATAGACTTACGGCAATATAGTTCGGGGATATTTTTCTAAGAATCACCACCGTTTGCACCTGATCTATGGCAGCTTTTGCCAAAATTAGAGCATCATTGCTGATGTTTCTGATAGGAAAGGTTTTTAAAGTAAAGGTGTCACTGTGAATGGATAATCTTTGAATTAAATTGTTGTATTCATCAAGTTGATTTTGATCTTTGCCGTCAAAAGTTTTTGTATTAACAAAAATGCCTACATGAGCCAACTTCTTTTCATTGGCCTGTGTTTCAGGGGCGACGCATAAAAAAGTCAGCAGAATGTATAAATAAACCATAGCATAGTGTTTGATTTTGCTTTTATTATACATTAATAATAATTATACATGACTTGTTTAAGTTTTGACTAGATATCAAGAGAATATGAAAAAAAAAACGCAAATTAAAAGTCTTCTTGTAATGGCATCAGGAAATGGCAGTAACTTTGAAGCTATTGTTAAAGCTTGTCATGACGGTGAAATTAACGCACAAGTGACAAAACTCATAAGTGATAATCCTAAAGCATATGTTTTTCAAAGGGCTAAACAATTAGATGTTGTTTTTGAGTGTATTGATTATAAGTCCTTTCCCACCCGGAGTGATTTTGAACATGAACTGTTACAGGCTTGTCTAAAAGATGAACCAGAGTACATTGTTTTAGCTGGATTCATGAAAATTCTGCCAAAAGAGTTTATTTACTATTTTAAACAAAGAATCATTAATATTCATCCATCACTTTTACCTCTTTATCCTGGAACCAAAGCTTTAGAAAAAGCATGGAATAATAAGGATAGAGTTTCAGGGGTTACGGTTCATTATGTTGATGAGGGTGTTGATACGGGTGAAATAATTCTACAAAGAAGTTTGAATATTGATTATAAGGCATCATATGAAAATTTTTGTCAGAAAATGCATGCTTTAGAGCATGAAGTTTATGTTGAAGCTCTGCAAAAACTCTTGAATAGATCGAAAGACTCTCTTTAAAAAATTGGCATATATTGTGAACATAAATAGGCTATGTCAGTTAAGTTATTACCTCAACGATGTGAAAGTATTGAATACGCATCTTATTCTATATATGAACTGATCAATATTCTATTTTTAGAAAAAAACATTGAACAATCAATCCTTGAAAAAATTGTATATCGATTAAACAATAATTTTGTTTGCGATAGTGCATACCTAAATTATATGCTTGGCCTTGATGAGCTTATGGTAAAAAAGTTTCTAGCGTTGATAGAAATCATAAAGCGAAAAGAGACTATCTCGAATGCTTTAGAATATATTCGTTCACCCAAAGATTTTGCACAATGTTTAACCAAATAT from Oligoflexia bacterium includes the following:
- the purN gene encoding phosphoribosylglycinamide formyltransferase translates to MKKKTQIKSLLVMASGNGSNFEAIVKACHDGEINAQVTKLISDNPKAYVFQRAKQLDVVFECIDYKSFPTRSDFEHELLQACLKDEPEYIVLAGFMKILPKEFIYYFKQRIINIHPSLLPLYPGTKALEKAWNNKDRVSGVTVHYVDEGVDTGEIILQRSLNIDYKASYENFCQKMHALEHEVYVEALQKLLNRSKDSL